GCTTGAAGGTAAAGAGTCCGCCGGGCATTCGGAGATGCCGCCCTTCGTCGTCATGGGGGCGGCGGGGGAGAACTCGACGCCGACGGTGCGGGCCGATCTTCTGGAGCAAATACTGGACGTCTCAGCCACGTGAAGCAAGCGCTCAACACCGAGCCCCTCGATGTCCCCAAGCGCCAACTGGCGTACTTCGCCTTCGCGCTCTTCCTCTTTGGAACCATGGCCTGGCGGTATCGGTTTTTTGTCACGGACGATACATTCTTCGCCTTCCGATATGCCCGCAATCTGCTCGATGGTAACGGCTTTGCAATCTACAAAGGCGGCGGTTTTTATGAATCGAACCGACCGCTCTGGATAGTTCTGATTGCCGCCGTCACTAAACTGGGTCTTGTACCCTTGGAGGCCGCCCGGCTCTTCAATGTGATTCTCAGCGGTGCGATCCTGGCACTATTCTCCTTCGGTATCGGAAGGAAAGTGGATGGCAAGCATCTGGGCGAATGCCCGCTTGCTGCGATCATCCTGGCCATCTCCTACCCATTCGCCGTTTGGACAATGGGCGGGATGGAGATGATTCTCTATACCGCGCTTCTCCTCGCAACCGTGCTGATGGCCGCGCAATTGACCGAAGGCAAACGTTCACCCGCATGGCTGATGATTCCTCTCGTGCCGCTTGCACTGACCAGACCCGAAGGACTGGGCATCATATTCCCAGTGCTTGGGTTCGCCACTCTGTACCGCGGGAGTAGCGAATCGAAGGCAACCGTGAGGCCCCTCTTGTTGGGAATCATCCTCGCGTTCCTTCCATCGCTGGTCATCGCGATTCTCTGGGGGCTGCGATCAAGCTCTTCGGCGAATCTGCTCTTCGACGATGAACCTGTGAACTCCACAATGAGCCTGCTGGGAGCAGCGCGCTACCTCATCGGCTACTTCCTCGGCGCACCGCTCCTCATTCTTGCGCTGTCGATTCTCGCGTTCGTGACATCCGGTCGCCGCCTTGGAAAGTCTGCTTCTCGGCGCGACCTGGTTGTTGTCATGGCCGCACTGGCAGGTTTCTCGCATCTTGCGTTCGTCGTAATCGCCGGCGGAGACCATTTGCCAGGTATGCGATACCTCGTTCCGATTCTGCCATTGCTGGCATTGATGGCCGGGCGCAGCCTGGAGCGAATTCCCGTCTTCATCGCCTGGATTCTGCTAGGCTTCCTGATTCTGTCTGCGCCTATTGAGGTTCGCAGCGAACGAACTGCTGGCTACGCGGCCCTCGAGTGGTATCGGGAGCACCCCCAGCGCGAGTTGCTCGAAGTCGGCGAGAGCCTGAACGCGATTGCCGACGAAACTCAGACGATTGCGCTGAGTGAACCAGGAGCGATCCCATATCGATCCCATTCCGGGATTGTCGTGATGGCAACGCGCCTTAGTCCTTTGATGGGTTTTGGGGGACTGACGCAGCCTGGCCTGCCGCGCGCAGATCAATCGCCGAGTAAAAGTTTTAACACATCCGCTCTCCTCAAGCGTTCCCCCGACTTCATCCTTCTCGCGGCTGTCGATGACGCGGAAGGATTGCGGGGAATCTGGGCACCGGACGACGCGCTCTTGCATTCCGACGCCTTCCACGAGCAGTATTCGGAGCTCTTTCGCTGGCCGCGTGAATTCGCCGCCGCCAAGCTCGGCTCCACGCCGGGATTCATGATACTCTACGAACGCAAAGAACATCGGGAGCAGGAGAGATGAACGACAAACCGACAACCGCCATCGAGTTCGAGATCGCCGGCCATGCGGCAGCTTTGGATATCGGCACTGATCGACTTGTCCGGTTGCGCATCGCCGCAGAGAAGTCCCTTCAACCGGACGTCAGCTACGCCGTCGCCTGCGACACTTGGATGGACGTCGACGCGGAGCGTGACGACGAAGGCGATGTCGCCGTTTTCAAGACCGCCAGCCTGGTCATTCGCCTGCAGCGCGATCCATTCTCGCTTCGCATCGAAGATCACCAGGGGAACTTGCGGTTCTCCACCGCGGAAGACGCGATCGAACACACCGACGAAGGTCTGGTCCTGCGCTATCGTCTCGGACAAGCGGAGCGCGTCTACGGCCTCGGCGAAACGGGCGAGAACTTCGACAAGGCAGGCGTGCGTTACTCCTTCTCCAACACCGATGATCCCAGCCACAACCCGCGCCAGAACTACTACACGGAAATTCCCTTCTCGATTCACCTGCGGCCGGACGGGACGCCTCCGCATGCCGTGTTCATGGACAACCCCAGCCGCGGGCACTACGACCTCGGCTGGTCCGATCCGAGTGTCGCCGCCTATCGAGCCGGCAAGGGCGACATGGTCGTTTGGCTCTTGTTCGAGGACACCATCCGCGAGTTGCTCTCCGCGTGGTCCGATCTGACGGGTCGCATGGAGCGCCCGCCGATCTGGGCGCTTGGCAACCAGCAATGTCGCTGGTCGTATTTTCCCGAAGCGCGCGTTCGCGAAATCGCTTCGGAGTTCCGCAGCCGTCGGATTCCGTGCGATGTGCTCTATCTCGACATCGACTACATGGACGGCTTCCGCGTTTTCACATGGGACCCGGAGCGTTTCCCCGATCCGAAGAAGATGCTGGACGATCTCCGCGAAGATGGATTCCGCGTCGTCGCAATCGTCGACCCCGGTGTGAAGATCGACAAAGAGTACCACATCTACAAAGACTTCATCGAACGCGACGAGTTCTTCGTCGAAGATCCCGAGACCGGCAAACCCTTCATCGGCGAAGTCTGGCCCGGCGACGTTCACTTCCCCGATTTCACGAATCCGGAAGTCCGCAAGCGCTGGGGCGAGTTCCAGGAGAAGCACCTTCTCGAGCCCGGCATCTCCGGAATCTGGAACGATATGAACGAGCCGTCGAACTGGAAGGACGGCGCGAAGACGTTGGCGAACGACGTCATTCAGCACGACTTCGGTCTGCATCGTACTCACGAGCACATCCACCAGATCTACGGCATGACGATGGCGCGCACTTCGGCCGAGGGCTTTCAGACGGCGCGTCCGAATGATCGTCCCTTCGTGATTACTCGCTCCGGCTGGGCGGGCGTGCAGCGTTACTCGATGGTCTGGACCGGCGACAATCACTCGACCTGGGCCAGCATGCCGTTCGACCTACGCAGCAACCTCGGTATGAGTTTGACCGGCGTGCCGTTCGTCGGATGCGATATCGGAGGCTTTGTCCACGACTGCTACGGCGAGTTGTACGCGCGCTGGATCGAATGGGGTGTCTTCCAGCCCTTCTGCCGCACGCACACGGCGACCGGCACGGCTGACCAGGAGCCTTGGTCCTTCGGGCCGGACGTCGAGCGCATTGCTCGCCGCATGATTGAGCTGCGCATGCA
This genomic window from bacterium contains:
- a CDS encoding glycoside hydrolase family 31 protein; amino-acid sequence: MNDKPTTAIEFEIAGHAAALDIGTDRLVRLRIAAEKSLQPDVSYAVACDTWMDVDAERDDEGDVAVFKTASLVIRLQRDPFSLRIEDHQGNLRFSTAEDAIEHTDEGLVLRYRLGQAERVYGLGETGENFDKAGVRYSFSNTDDPSHNPRQNYYTEIPFSIHLRPDGTPPHAVFMDNPSRGHYDLGWSDPSVAAYRAGKGDMVVWLLFEDTIRELLSAWSDLTGRMERPPIWALGNQQCRWSYFPEARVREIASEFRSRRIPCDVLYLDIDYMDGFRVFTWDPERFPDPKKMLDDLREDGFRVVAIVDPGVKIDKEYHIYKDFIERDEFFVEDPETGKPFIGEVWPGDVHFPDFTNPEVRKRWGEFQEKHLLEPGISGIWNDMNEPSNWKDGAKTLANDVIQHDFGLHRTHEHIHQIYGMTMARTSAEGFQTARPNDRPFVITRSGWAGVQRYSMVWTGDNHSTWASMPFDLRSNLGMSLTGVPFVGCDIGGFVHDCYGELYARWIEWGVFQPFCRTHTATGTADQEPWSFGPDVERIARRMIELRMQLLPYLYTAFVEASETGAPINRPLVFEHQNDATTHRIADQFLVGADLLVAPILEHGKERRAVYLPAGEWIHYWSNKRHEGGRWIVEDAPLGAPPVYVRAGAVIPMHPVRQNTAEAGLDLMFLDVFPANQLHGGLVEDDGLTQAWRNGEEARLGFGGWENDQELKLLISAPEGDFQSPRRSWAIRLHRSDRPVQSVTCNGKDVAFEREGGIVQWTVSEKRTALEIVVKYGA